Proteins from a single region of Plectropomus leopardus isolate mb unplaced genomic scaffold, YSFRI_Pleo_2.0 unplaced_scaffold2500, whole genome shotgun sequence:
- the LOC121966549 gene encoding histone H4: protein MSGRGKGGKGLGKGGAKRHRKVLRDNIQGITKPAIRRLARRGGVKRISGLIYEETRGVLKVFLENVIRDAVTYTEHAKRKTVTAMDVVYALKRQGRTLYGFGG, encoded by the coding sequence ATGTCTGGAAGAGGAAAGGGCGGTAAAGGACTCGGTAAAGGAGGCGCTAAGCGTCACCGCAAAGTCCTCCGTGATAACATCCAGGGAATCACCAAACCCGCTATCCGCCGTCTGGCTCGCCGTGGCGGAGTGAAGCGTATCTCCGGTCTGATCTACGAGGAGACCCGCGGTGTGTTGAAGGTTTTCCTGGAGAACGTCATCCGTGACGCCGTCACCTACACCGAGCACGCCAAGAGGAAGACCGTGACCGCCATGGATGTGGTGTATGCTCTGAAGAGGCAGGGCCGCACTCTGTACGGCTTCGGCGGTTAA
- the LOC121966547 gene encoding histone H2A, producing the protein MSGRGKTGGKARAKAKTRSSRAGLQFPVGRVHRLLRKGNYAERVGAGAPVYLAAVLEYLTAEILELAGNAARDNKKTRIIPRHLQLAVRNDEELNKLLGGVTIAQGGVLPNIQAVLLPKKTEKAPKK; encoded by the coding sequence ATGAGTGGTCGCGGAAAAACCGGTGGCAAAGCCAGAGCTAAGGCAAAGACCCGCTCCTCCCGTGCTGGGCTCCAGTTCCCAGTCGGTCGTGTCCACAGACTGCTGCGCAAAGGAAACTATGCGGAGCGCGTCGGTGCCGGCGCCCCCGTCTACCTGGCGGCTGTGCTGGAGTACCTGACCGCTGAGATCCTGGAGTTGGCCGGAAACGCTGCCCGCGACAACAAGAAGACCCGTATCATCCCCCGTCACCTGCAGCTGGCTGTCCGCAACGACGAGGAGCTCAACAAGCTGCTGGGAGGAGTGACCATCGCTCAGGGCGGCGTGCTGCCCAACATCCAGGCTGTTCTGCTGCCCAAGAAGACCGAGAAGGCCCCCAAGAAGTAA